The following coding sequences are from one Paenibacillus sp. FSL R5-0912 window:
- a CDS encoding ABC transporter permease: MDFTTQLLIAAISAGTPLLLATLGGILTERAGIIQLGAEGLMLMGAVTTCIVYIRSGNLILALLAAVAITALLGMVHSFLTVTLRANQTMSGLAMTLFGSGLSAYLGKSISGIPLPGTSPKLDLGALKSVPVIGDIFGRMDYLTWFSLLLVLVLHLLIHHTSWGLHLRAVGDNPATADVMGIRVQLIRYSYVTAGAALIGLAGADMVLAYAPTWNEGLTAGRGWIAVGLVIFARWNPLRALFCAYFFGALDSLGFRIQLLGSVVPSYFLKMIPYVVTILVLMYLGYRNRNKPSGTPESLGTPYVREQRF, translated from the coding sequence ATGGATTTCACTACACAGTTATTAATAGCCGCCATATCCGCCGGAACACCGCTGCTGCTGGCTACACTGGGAGGCATTCTGACCGAACGGGCCGGCATCATTCAGCTCGGTGCGGAAGGGCTGATGCTGATGGGGGCGGTGACGACCTGTATCGTCTACATCCGCAGCGGGAACCTGATCCTTGCCCTGCTCGCGGCTGTAGCCATTACTGCGCTTCTGGGTATGGTGCATTCCTTCCTTACAGTTACCCTCCGGGCGAACCAGACCATGTCAGGGCTTGCCATGACGCTGTTCGGCAGCGGACTCAGCGCCTATCTAGGTAAGTCCATCAGCGGCATTCCGCTTCCCGGCACCTCACCCAAGCTGGATCTGGGGGCGCTGAAGTCGGTTCCGGTGATCGGGGATATTTTTGGCCGGATGGATTATCTGACCTGGTTCAGCCTGCTACTTGTTCTCGTGCTGCATTTGCTGATTCATCATACCTCCTGGGGCCTGCATCTGCGGGCAGTCGGAGACAATCCGGCTACTGCGGACGTCATGGGCATCCGTGTACAGCTGATCCGCTATAGCTACGTTACAGCCGGAGCTGCACTGATTGGTCTTGCCGGGGCAGATATGGTGCTGGCCTATGCACCGACCTGGAATGAAGGCCTTACGGCCGGCCGGGGCTGGATCGCCGTCGGTCTGGTGATTTTTGCCAGATGGAATCCGCTGCGTGCGCTCTTCTGCGCATACTTCTTCGGGGCACTCGATTCCCTGGGCTTCCGCATACAGCTGCTGGGCAGTGTGGTGCCGTCGTATTTCCTCAAAATGATTCCTTATGTCGTTACGATTCTCGTCCTGATGTATCTCGGATACCGCAACCGCAACAAGCCTTCCGGCACGCCGGAATCGCTGGGAACCCC